A single window of Mycobacterium sp. ITM-2016-00318 DNA harbors:
- the argF gene encoding ornithine carbamoyltransferase, which yields MPRHFLRDDDLSPDEQAEVLALAAHMKSDPFSRRPLEGPRGVAVIFDKNSTRTRFSFEVGIAQLGGHAVVVDGRSTQLGREETLEDTGKVLSRYVEAIVWRTFGQDRLTAMAAGATVPIVNALSDEFHPCQVLADLQTLAERKGALKGLRLCYFGDGANNMAHSLMIGGVTAGIDVTIAAPRGFEPSKEFVAAAEQRGQLTGASVTVCGDAATAAAGADVLVTDTWTSMGQENDGLDRISPFKPFQVNAELLGLADSEAVVLHCLPAHRGYEITDDVIDGAHSAVWDEAENRLHAQKALLAWLLEAS from the coding sequence ATGCCCCGGCACTTCCTGCGGGACGACGACCTGTCGCCTGACGAGCAGGCCGAGGTGCTGGCGCTGGCCGCTCACATGAAGAGCGACCCCTTCTCGCGGCGTCCGCTCGAGGGACCGCGCGGTGTCGCGGTCATCTTCGACAAGAACTCCACGAGGACCAGGTTCTCGTTCGAGGTGGGCATAGCGCAGCTGGGCGGACACGCCGTGGTCGTCGACGGGCGCAGCACGCAGCTCGGTCGGGAGGAGACGCTCGAAGACACCGGAAAGGTGCTGTCGCGCTACGTCGAAGCGATTGTGTGGCGCACGTTCGGGCAGGACCGACTCACCGCGATGGCAGCCGGCGCGACAGTGCCGATCGTCAATGCGCTCTCCGACGAGTTCCATCCCTGCCAGGTGCTGGCCGACCTTCAAACGCTGGCCGAGCGCAAGGGCGCGCTGAAGGGCCTGCGGCTGTGCTACTTCGGCGACGGCGCCAACAACATGGCGCACTCGCTGATGATCGGCGGCGTGACGGCGGGCATCGACGTCACCATCGCCGCGCCGCGCGGATTCGAACCGAGTAAGGAGTTCGTGGCCGCCGCCGAGCAGCGAGGTCAGCTGACCGGCGCATCGGTGACGGTCTGCGGTGATGCCGCGACAGCCGCGGCGGGCGCCGACGTGCTGGTCACAGACACCTGGACCTCGATGGGTCAGGAAAACGACGGGCTGGACCGGATCTCACCGTTCAAGCCGTTCCAGGTCAACGCCGAGCTGCTTGGCCTGGCTGACTCGGAAGCCGTTGTGCTGCATTGTCTCCCCGCACACCGCGGCTATGAGATCACCGACGACGTCATCGACGGCGCACACAGCGCAGTGTGGGACGAGGCCGAGAACCGGTTGCACGCGCAGAAAGCGCTGCTGGCATGGCTGCTGGAGGCGTCATGA
- a CDS encoding arginine repressor — protein sequence MTAGRAPEISTTRAGRQARIVAILSSNPVRSQTELAAMLAAEGIEVTQATLSRDLEELGAVKLRAADGGVGVYVVPEDGSPVRGVSGGTERLTRLLSDLLTSTDASGNLAVLRTPPGAAQYLASAIDRAALPYVVGTIAGDDTLFVVAREPMTGAELAATIENLR from the coding sequence ATGACCGCAGGCAGAGCTCCGGAGATCAGCACCACGAGGGCGGGTAGGCAGGCACGCATCGTCGCGATCCTGTCGTCGAACCCGGTTCGCAGCCAGACCGAACTGGCCGCGATGCTCGCCGCCGAGGGCATCGAGGTGACCCAGGCGACGCTGTCGCGCGATCTGGAGGAACTGGGCGCAGTCAAGCTGCGGGCCGCCGACGGCGGCGTCGGCGTCTACGTCGTGCCCGAGGACGGTAGCCCGGTGCGCGGCGTCTCGGGCGGAACCGAGCGGTTGACGCGGCTCCTGAGCGACCTGTTGACGTCGACCGACGCCAGCGGGAACCTCGCCGTGTTGCGCACACCGCCGGGAGCGGCCCAGTATCTGGCCAGCGCGATCGATCGTGCCGCGCTGCCCTATGTCGTCGGCACGATCGCCGGCGACGACACCCTTTTCGTGGTGGCCCGCGAGCCGATGACCGGCGCCGAACTGGCCGCCACTATCGAGAACCTTCGATAG
- a CDS encoding acetylornithine transaminase — protein MNLQQRWDRVMMNNYGTPAVALATGDGAVVTDVDGKSYIDLLGGIAVNVLGHRHPAVIDAVTAQMNTLGHTSNFYVTEPGVALAEALVGLLGAEARVFLCNSGTEANEVAFKITRLTGRTKIIAAQGAFHGRTMGSLALTGQPAKQEPFAPLPGDIVHVPYGDVAALAEAVDDETAAVFLEPIMGEAGVVVPPEGYLVAARELSTTRGALLVMDEVQTGMGRTGTFFAHQHAGITPDIVTLAKGLGGGLPIGACLAVGPAGELLTPGMHGSTFGGNPICAAAALAVLRVLADEDLVSRSDVLGKTLHHGVEALRHPLVDHVRGRGLLCGIALTAPEAKVVEAAAREAGFLVNAAAPQLIRLAPPLVITEAQIAEFLTALPGVLDKAVS, from the coding sequence ATGAACCTGCAACAGCGCTGGGATCGCGTCATGATGAACAACTACGGCACCCCAGCCGTCGCGCTGGCCACCGGAGACGGAGCGGTCGTCACCGATGTCGACGGCAAGTCGTACATCGACCTCCTCGGCGGCATCGCGGTGAACGTCCTCGGCCACCGTCATCCGGCGGTCATCGACGCGGTCACCGCCCAGATGAACACGCTCGGCCACACTTCGAACTTCTATGTGACCGAGCCGGGGGTCGCGCTCGCCGAGGCGCTCGTCGGCCTGCTCGGCGCCGAGGCGCGGGTCTTCCTCTGCAATTCCGGCACCGAAGCGAACGAGGTCGCGTTCAAGATCACCCGGCTGACGGGTCGCACGAAAATCATCGCCGCACAGGGCGCATTCCACGGCCGGACAATGGGTTCCCTCGCGCTGACCGGCCAACCCGCGAAGCAGGAGCCGTTCGCGCCGCTACCCGGTGACATCGTGCATGTGCCGTACGGCGATGTGGCCGCGCTGGCCGAAGCCGTCGACGACGAGACCGCGGCCGTCTTCCTCGAGCCGATCATGGGCGAGGCGGGTGTTGTCGTTCCGCCCGAAGGCTATCTGGTGGCTGCTCGCGAGCTGTCGACGACCAGGGGCGCATTGCTGGTCATGGACGAGGTACAGACCGGAATGGGGCGTACCGGAACGTTCTTCGCCCATCAGCATGCCGGCATCACCCCCGACATCGTCACCCTGGCCAAGGGACTCGGCGGTGGTCTGCCGATCGGCGCCTGCCTCGCAGTGGGGCCCGCAGGCGAGCTGTTGACACCGGGGATGCACGGCAGCACGTTCGGCGGCAACCCGATCTGCGCAGCCGCGGCGCTCGCGGTGTTGCGGGTGTTGGCCGACGAGGATCTGGTGTCGCGGTCAGATGTCCTCGGCAAGACGCTGCACCACGGCGTCGAGGCGCTGCGCCACCCGCTCGTCGACCACGTGCGCGGTCGCGGTCTGCTGTGCGGAATTGCGTTGACCGCTCCCGAGGCCAAGGTCGTGGAGGCCGCGGCCCGCGAGGCCGGGTTCCTTGTCAACGCCGCTGCGCCGCAATTGATCCGGTTGGCGCCGCCGCTGGTCATCACCGAGGCGCAGATCGCCGAATTTCTCACTGCGCTGCCGGGCGTCCTGGACAAGGCGGTGTCGTGA
- the argJ gene encoding bifunctional glutamate N-acetyltransferase/amino-acid acetyltransferase ArgJ: MRTQGVTAPEGFRATGIAAGIKASGALDLALVFNEGPDYAAAGVFTRNKVKAAPVLWTQQVLTTGRLRAVILNSGGANACTGPGGFQDSHATAEAVATALSDWGTDTGAIEVAVCSTGLIGDRLPMDKVLAGVTDIVHEMAGGLTGGEEAARAVMTTDKVPKQVALHHPGNWTVGGMAKGAGMLAPSLATMLCVLTTDAVADAAALDHALRRASALTFDRLDVDGSCSTNDTVLVLASGASAIAPTQDDLDEALLKVCDDLCAQLQGDAEGVTKRVIVTVVGAADEAEALTAARVVARDSLVKTALFGSDPNWGRVLAAVGMAPVRLDPERISVSFNASPVCVDGVGAPGARDVDLSGADIEVTIDLGVGDGTADIRTTDLSHAYVEENSAYSS; this comes from the coding sequence ATGCGGACGCAGGGCGTCACGGCCCCCGAAGGCTTCCGCGCCACCGGCATCGCCGCGGGCATCAAGGCCTCCGGCGCACTGGACTTGGCGCTGGTGTTCAACGAGGGCCCGGATTACGCTGCCGCGGGCGTGTTCACCCGCAACAAGGTGAAGGCCGCGCCGGTGCTGTGGACCCAGCAGGTGCTGACCACCGGTCGGCTGCGCGCGGTGATCCTGAACTCCGGCGGGGCGAACGCGTGCACCGGACCGGGCGGATTCCAGGACAGTCACGCCACCGCGGAGGCCGTCGCCACCGCCCTGTCCGACTGGGGCACCGACACCGGCGCGATCGAGGTCGCCGTGTGTTCCACCGGTCTGATCGGTGATCGGCTGCCGATGGACAAGGTGCTCGCCGGTGTCACCGACATCGTGCACGAGATGGCGGGTGGGCTCACCGGTGGCGAGGAGGCTGCCAGAGCCGTCATGACCACCGACAAGGTTCCCAAACAGGTTGCGCTGCATCATCCGGGCAATTGGACCGTCGGCGGAATGGCCAAGGGGGCGGGCATGCTGGCCCCGTCGCTGGCGACCATGCTCTGCGTCCTCACCACCGACGCGGTCGCCGACGCCGCCGCACTGGATCACGCGTTGCGCCGGGCCAGCGCGCTGACCTTCGACCGACTCGATGTGGACGGCAGCTGCTCGACCAACGACACCGTTCTCGTACTCGCTTCTGGCGCAAGCGCGATCGCGCCGACTCAGGACGATCTCGACGAGGCACTTCTGAAGGTGTGCGACGACCTGTGCGCACAGTTGCAGGGCGACGCCGAAGGTGTCACCAAGCGGGTCATCGTCACCGTCGTCGGGGCGGCGGATGAGGCCGAGGCACTCACCGCGGCACGCGTCGTCGCACGCGACAGCCTCGTCAAGACCGCCCTGTTCGGCTCCGACCCGAACTGGGGTCGTGTGCTGGCCGCCGTCGGAATGGCTCCCGTCCGGTTGGATCCCGAGCGGATCAGCGTGTCCTTCAACGCTTCCCCTGTGTGTGTGGACGGTGTCGGAGCGCCGGGCGCGCGCGATGTCGACCTGTCCGGCGCCGATATCGAGGTGACGATCGACCTCGGCGTCGGCGACGGGACAGCCGACATCCGAACCACCGACCTGTCGCACGCGTACGTCGAAGAGAACTCGGCGTACAGCTCATGA
- the argB gene encoding acetylglutamate kinase, whose protein sequence is MTTPTQTKADVLAAALPWLKALHHKVVVVKYGGNAMTDDALRQAFAADMVFLRNCGIHPVVVHGGGPQITAMLKRLGISGDFKGGFRVTTPEVLDVARMVLFGQVGRQLVNLINMHGPYAVGITGEDAHLFTAVRRSVTVDGVDTDIGLVGDVEQVNTAAVLDLIAAGRIPVVSTIAPDADGVVHNINADTAAAALAEALGAEKLLMLTDVEGLYTSWPDRDSLVSEIDVAALTQLLPTLEAGMVPKIEACMRAVSGGVPSAHVIDGRVEHCVLVELFTDEGAGTKVVPA, encoded by the coding sequence ATGACGACACCGACGCAGACCAAGGCCGACGTGCTCGCCGCCGCGCTACCGTGGCTGAAGGCGTTGCACCACAAGGTGGTTGTGGTCAAGTACGGCGGCAATGCGATGACCGATGACGCGCTGCGCCAGGCGTTCGCGGCCGATATGGTCTTCCTGCGCAACTGCGGTATTCATCCCGTCGTGGTGCACGGGGGCGGCCCGCAGATCACCGCGATGTTGAAACGTCTCGGGATCTCGGGCGATTTCAAGGGCGGCTTCCGCGTCACCACCCCCGAGGTGCTGGACGTGGCGAGAATGGTGCTGTTCGGCCAGGTGGGCCGCCAGCTGGTGAACCTGATCAACATGCACGGGCCCTACGCCGTCGGTATTACCGGCGAGGACGCGCATCTGTTCACCGCGGTGCGCCGAAGCGTCACTGTCGACGGGGTCGACACCGATATCGGTCTGGTCGGCGACGTGGAGCAGGTGAACACGGCTGCCGTTCTGGATCTGATTGCCGCCGGACGCATTCCAGTGGTCTCGACGATCGCGCCGGATGCTGACGGCGTCGTGCACAACATCAACGCCGACACCGCTGCGGCCGCGCTGGCCGAGGCGCTCGGCGCCGAGAAGTTGCTGATGCTCACCGACGTCGAAGGCCTCTACACCAGCTGGCCCGACCGTGACTCGCTGGTGAGCGAGATCGACGTCGCCGCACTGACACAACTACTGCCGACCCTGGAGGCGGGCATGGTGCCGAAGATCGAAGCCTGCATGCGAGCCGTATCGGGCGGGGTGCCCAGCGCACACGTCATCGACGGCCGCGTCGAGCACTGCGTGTTGGTGGAGTTGTTCACCGACGAGGGCGCTGGAACGAAGGTGGTCCCCGCATGA
- a CDS encoding argininosuccinate synthase: MSERVILAYSGGLDTSVAISWIGKETGREVVAVAIDLGQGGEDMEVVRQRALDCGAVEAVVIDARDEFADEYCLPAIKSNALYMDRYPLVSALSRPLIVKHLVSAAREYEGGIVAHGCTGKGNDQVRFEVGFGSLAPDLEVLAPVRDYAWTREKAIAFAEENAIPINVTKRSPFSVDQNVWGRAVETGFLEHLWNAPTKDVYDYTEDPTVNWSSPDEVIVGFEKGVPVSIDGRRVTVLQAIEELNRRAGEQGVGRLDVVEDRLVGIKSREIYEAPGAMVLVTAHTELEHVTLERELGRFKRQTDQRWGELVYDGLWYSPLKRALEAFVADTQEHVTGEIRMVLHGGHIAVNGRRSPESLYDFNLATYDEGDTFDQSSAKGFVHVHGLSSKIAARRDLGEH, encoded by the coding sequence ATGTCCGAACGCGTCATCCTGGCGTATTCAGGCGGTCTGGACACCTCGGTGGCGATCAGCTGGATCGGCAAGGAGACCGGCCGCGAGGTCGTCGCCGTCGCGATCGACCTCGGCCAGGGCGGCGAGGATATGGAGGTCGTGCGACAGCGAGCGCTCGACTGCGGTGCCGTTGAGGCCGTAGTCATCGACGCGCGCGACGAGTTCGCCGACGAGTACTGTCTGCCCGCCATCAAGTCCAACGCGCTCTACATGGATCGCTACCCGCTGGTGTCCGCGCTCAGCCGCCCGCTCATCGTCAAACACCTCGTATCGGCCGCGCGCGAGTACGAAGGCGGCATCGTCGCACACGGCTGCACGGGCAAGGGCAACGACCAGGTCCGGTTCGAGGTCGGATTCGGTTCACTGGCACCGGATCTGGAAGTACTGGCGCCGGTCCGCGACTACGCGTGGACGCGGGAGAAGGCGATCGCCTTCGCCGAGGAGAACGCGATTCCGATCAACGTCACGAAGCGCTCGCCGTTCTCCGTCGACCAGAACGTATGGGGCCGAGCGGTGGAGACCGGTTTCCTCGAGCACCTGTGGAACGCGCCGACCAAGGACGTGTACGACTACACCGAGGATCCGACCGTCAACTGGAGCTCGCCGGATGAGGTGATCGTCGGATTCGAGAAGGGCGTGCCGGTTTCGATCGACGGCAGGCGCGTGACCGTGCTGCAGGCCATCGAGGAACTCAATCGCCGCGCGGGCGAACAAGGCGTCGGCCGGCTCGACGTCGTCGAAGACCGGCTGGTCGGCATCAAGAGCCGCGAGATCTACGAGGCGCCGGGGGCGATGGTCTTGGTCACTGCCCACACCGAACTCGAACACGTCACGCTCGAGCGGGAGTTGGGCCGCTTCAAGCGCCAGACCGACCAGCGATGGGGTGAGCTCGTCTACGACGGCCTCTGGTATTCGCCGCTGAAGCGGGCGCTGGAAGCGTTTGTGGCCGATACTCAGGAACATGTGACCGGCGAGATCCGGATGGTGTTGCACGGTGGGCACATCGCCGTCAACGGCAGGCGCAGCCCCGAATCCCTTTACGACTTCAACCTGGCCACCTACGACGAGGGCGACACCTTCGACCAGTCCTCGGCGAAGGGCTTCGTGCACGTGCACGGACTGTCCTCGAAGATCGCCGCGCGAAGGGACCTGGGTGAGCACTAA
- a CDS encoding cytochrome P450, whose protein sequence is MTGATIVLRQDDCERLAHDQRLSGIGLSLFDMMGIADGALRDWYGGLMFTTEGDYHRRIRSLVSRAFTPRSVEALRGQAAQMAATAVSSVQEGGDLVAACSALATRLICRLLGVPDEDVEVFRQWAEDLSPVFYVMTPDQIADATRAITELQTYVDGLTARREESPGSDLVTALHAAETDGERLTHTETVNMIANLLVAGHDTAGSQIPCSTLVALQNLEHLTGVHCDDARLSSATAETMRMEPSIPIIPRTATEPIGLHGATIPAGSMVFLCIAAACRDETAWLEPNRFDPERFTRPEQGRLLNFGAGTHYCLGTAVAKIAVEESLRAVLAADPPLRLSEDPADIPWRQVLGRSPVRLLVSPN, encoded by the coding sequence ATGACCGGCGCCACCATTGTGCTGCGTCAGGACGACTGCGAAAGGCTCGCCCACGATCAGCGACTTTCCGGGATCGGGCTGTCATTGTTCGACATGATGGGCATCGCCGACGGAGCCCTTCGCGACTGGTACGGCGGGTTGATGTTCACGACGGAGGGCGACTACCACCGTCGCATTCGGTCGCTCGTCTCGCGGGCGTTCACGCCGCGGTCCGTCGAGGCGCTTCGGGGCCAGGCCGCACAGATGGCCGCCACCGCGGTCTCTTCCGTCCAGGAAGGCGGCGACCTGGTGGCGGCATGTTCGGCGTTGGCAACCCGGCTGATCTGTCGCCTTCTCGGCGTGCCCGACGAAGATGTCGAGGTTTTCCGGCAGTGGGCCGAGGATCTGAGCCCGGTGTTCTACGTCATGACACCCGACCAGATAGCGGACGCGACGCGCGCAATCACAGAACTACAAACCTATGTCGACGGACTGACGGCTCGACGCGAGGAGAGCCCGGGAAGCGATCTCGTGACCGCCCTGCATGCAGCCGAGACGGACGGTGAGCGCCTGACTCACACCGAAACGGTCAACATGATCGCGAATCTGCTTGTCGCCGGTCATGATACGGCCGGCAGTCAGATTCCGTGCAGCACGTTGGTGGCACTGCAGAACCTCGAACACCTCACGGGAGTGCATTGCGACGACGCTCGGCTGTCAAGTGCGACTGCCGAGACGATGCGCATGGAGCCAAGCATCCCGATAATTCCCCGCACTGCGACGGAACCCATAGGCCTGCACGGCGCCACCATCCCGGCCGGCTCGATGGTGTTTTTGTGCATCGCTGCTGCGTGTCGGGACGAGACAGCGTGGCTCGAACCGAATCGCTTCGATCCCGAGCGCTTCACCAGACCTGAACAAGGGCGGCTGCTGAATTTCGGCGCGGGCACGCATTACTGCCTTGGTACGGCAGTGGCCAAGATCGCGGTGGAAGAATCCTTGCGCGCTGTTCTCGCCGCCGATCCGCCGTTGCGCCTGAGCGAGGATCCGGCCGACATACCATGGCGGCAGGTGCTCGGCCGCAGCCCGGTCCGACTGTTGGTGAGCCCGAACTAG
- the lhgO gene encoding L-2-hydroxyglutarate oxidase, with translation MTDRVGVVGGGILGAAVAREILSRRPDAEVTLFEKEDRLASHQTGRNSGVVHAGLYYEPGSNKAVLCRRGVGLLEQFCAERDIPRIACGKVLVALDDVERARLDNILERALANGVPGVRIIGPEELHELEPHVRGVAALHSPSTSIVNFAEVTRALAADAAAAGAKVLLGHEVVGLRASSTEVVVTVRGASGGAEATFDRVIVCGGLQSDRLAELAGDDPDPVIMPFRGEYYALKPERRNLVNGLVYPVPDARYPFLGVHVTPRVDGEVLIGPNAVLALAREGYTWGTISVPDMAEVARTPAFWRFARRHWRTGITEMRGSLSKRRFIAAARAYVPELDDDDVVPGVAGIRAQALDSDGGLVDDFRISIRDRIVLLRNAPSPAATSSLAIAEHIVTTTEKQ, from the coding sequence GTGACAGACCGGGTCGGAGTCGTCGGTGGCGGAATCCTCGGGGCGGCGGTCGCGCGCGAGATTCTTAGCCGCCGCCCCGACGCCGAGGTGACCCTGTTCGAGAAAGAGGATCGCCTCGCGTCGCATCAGACCGGGCGCAACAGCGGCGTGGTGCACGCCGGCCTGTATTACGAGCCGGGCTCCAACAAGGCGGTGCTCTGTCGTCGCGGTGTCGGGCTCCTCGAGCAGTTCTGCGCCGAGCGCGACATCCCGCGGATCGCGTGCGGCAAGGTTCTGGTCGCCCTCGACGACGTCGAACGCGCACGGCTTGACAACATCTTGGAGCGGGCGCTGGCCAACGGCGTACCGGGCGTCCGCATCATCGGACCAGAGGAGTTACACGAGCTGGAGCCGCATGTGCGGGGTGTCGCCGCGCTGCACTCCCCCTCCACCTCGATCGTGAACTTCGCCGAGGTGACGCGGGCGCTCGCCGCCGACGCGGCCGCTGCGGGCGCCAAGGTCCTTCTCGGACACGAGGTCGTTGGGTTGCGCGCATCGAGCACCGAAGTGGTGGTAACGGTCCGCGGCGCAAGCGGTGGCGCCGAAGCGACGTTCGACCGGGTCATCGTCTGCGGTGGCCTGCAGAGCGATCGGCTTGCCGAGCTTGCAGGCGACGACCCCGATCCGGTGATCATGCCCTTCCGCGGCGAGTACTACGCGCTCAAGCCGGAGCGGCGCAACCTGGTCAACGGACTCGTCTATCCGGTGCCCGATGCGCGCTACCCGTTTCTCGGTGTGCACGTCACCCCGCGCGTCGACGGGGAGGTTCTCATCGGACCCAACGCCGTGCTCGCGTTGGCTCGCGAGGGCTACACCTGGGGCACGATCTCGGTTCCGGACATGGCCGAAGTGGCTCGCACACCGGCATTCTGGCGGTTCGCGCGCCGCCATTGGCGGACGGGAATCACCGAGATGCGCGGATCGCTGAGCAAGCGACGGTTCATCGCCGCCGCCCGCGCGTACGTTCCTGAACTCGACGACGACGACGTCGTTCCCGGCGTGGCGGGCATCCGCGCCCAGGCGCTCGATTCCGATGGCGGTCTCGTCGATGACTTCCGGATCAGCATCCGCGACCGTATCGTGCTGCTTCGCAACGCCCCGTCCCCTGCGGCCACGTCTTCGCTCGCCATCGCCGAGCACATCGTCACAACGACGGAAAAGCAATAG
- the argC gene encoding N-acetyl-gamma-glutamyl-phosphate reductase: MTSVAVAGASGYAGGEILRLLLGHPAYADGRLTIGALTAAASTGTTLAEHHPHLLPLGARVLEPTDADVLDGHDVVFLALPHGHSATLAEELSADTVIVDCGADFRLTDPAAWERFYGSTHAGSWPYGLPELPGARDRLRGATRIAVPGCYPTAALLALMPAVAEDLVDPAVTVVAVSGTSGAGRAAKTDLLGAEVIGSARAYNIGGKHRHTPEIAQGLRAVTDRDVTVSFTPVLIPTSRGILATCTARTDAPLSQLRAAYEKAYDAEPFVHLLPEGRLPKTGAVIGSNAAQLAVAVDDDAGVFIAIAAIDNLVKGTGGAAVQSMNLAIGWPETEGLSIVGVAP, translated from the coding sequence ATGACTTCTGTGGCTGTTGCCGGTGCCAGCGGATACGCCGGCGGCGAGATATTGCGGTTGCTCCTCGGCCATCCCGCGTACGCCGACGGACGGCTCACGATCGGGGCACTCACGGCGGCCGCCAGCACGGGCACCACGCTGGCCGAACACCACCCACACCTCCTGCCGCTGGGTGCCCGAGTGCTGGAGCCCACCGATGCCGATGTGCTCGACGGGCACGACGTCGTGTTCCTCGCGTTGCCGCACGGCCACTCCGCGACGCTCGCCGAGGAGCTGAGCGCCGACACCGTGATCGTCGACTGCGGCGCCGATTTCCGGCTCACCGACCCGGCGGCGTGGGAGCGGTTCTACGGGTCGACCCATGCGGGCAGCTGGCCCTACGGCCTGCCGGAACTGCCAGGGGCACGCGATCGACTGCGCGGCGCCACTCGCATCGCCGTTCCCGGCTGTTACCCGACGGCGGCGCTGCTCGCGTTGATGCCTGCGGTCGCCGAGGATCTGGTGGACCCCGCCGTGACCGTCGTCGCCGTCAGCGGCACCTCCGGTGCGGGGCGTGCCGCGAAGACGGATCTGCTCGGAGCCGAGGTCATCGGTTCCGCGCGCGCCTACAACATCGGCGGCAAGCACAGGCACACACCGGAGATCGCCCAGGGTCTGCGCGCGGTGACCGACAGAGACGTGACGGTGTCGTTCACCCCGGTCCTGATACCGACGTCGAGAGGCATCCTCGCAACGTGCACGGCCCGGACGGACGCACCGCTGTCCCAACTGCGCGCCGCCTACGAGAAAGCCTACGACGCCGAACCTTTCGTGCATCTCCTGCCGGAAGGTCGACTGCCCAAGACCGGTGCGGTGATCGGTAGCAACGCCGCCCAACTCGCGGTCGCCGTCGACGACGACGCCGGGGTGTTCATCGCGATCGCAGCAATCGACAACCTCGTCAAGGGCACCGGTGGGGCAGCGGTCCAGTCGATGAACCTCGCCATCGGCTGGCCGGAGACCGAAGGACTGTCGATCGTGGGGGTGGCACCGTGA
- a CDS encoding dihydrodipicolinate synthase family protein, translating to MTRPLSEGLWGVLATPFDDDLAVDLESLRSEVASFAADGAGGLVALGVFGEAASLNPDEANSVAQTVASSTDLPFVLGLSERDPDAVVGQAQRLLGAVSRPPVALMAQIADPDPAAAADSLGD from the coding sequence GTGACTCGGCCTCTCTCGGAGGGACTTTGGGGCGTCCTCGCCACCCCCTTCGATGACGATCTCGCGGTGGACCTCGAGTCGCTGCGTTCCGAAGTGGCCTCGTTCGCCGCCGACGGTGCGGGCGGCCTCGTTGCGCTCGGCGTCTTCGGTGAGGCCGCGTCGCTGAACCCTGACGAGGCCAACAGCGTCGCGCAGACCGTCGCGTCATCGACCGACCTTCCATTCGTGCTCGGCTTGTCCGAACGTGATCCAGACGCTGTCGTCGGGCAGGCACAGCGACTGCTCGGCGCGGTGTCCCGCCCACCGGTCGCCTTGATGGCGCAGATCGCTGACCCGGATCCGGCGGCCGCGGCCGACTCGCTCGGCGACTGA